In Melopsittacus undulatus isolate bMelUnd1 chromosome 6, bMelUnd1.mat.Z, whole genome shotgun sequence, the following proteins share a genomic window:
- the ZBTB33 gene encoding transcriptional regulator Kaiso isoform X1: protein MDGRDTAAPGMEGQKLISATDTQYPNVLLQSLNEQRGHGLFCDVTVIVEDRKFRAHRNILSASSTYFHQLFPVAGQVVELSFVRAEIFAEILNYIYSSKIISIRSDLLDELIKSGQQLGVKFIAELGVPPSEGKLITSEAKDGASETSSSNPGQKDAETQVPVIRPESQEVTDGMPVITQSFSLRGIEYETTKITVSDSDDEDDDVIFCSEIVPPKECTKDKNAATQNQPCPSPAGVSDPNSCGSGGSPYLTSTTAAQKLTSSAIQLNPNQTQSSAESLVSATPQHLTPNIIVLNKPLLNAALSASSAHQTHVLPTINLVEENQQPPDSSSSTEVETPAVGNEVVVEDDVDVISSSSPGSVSSSSLVQQPSVPKAATIEGSGVQKKQVSQETSSKPGEIKIKISDVLTGNNKEFSSGIASNHAAEGQKIITLDTATEIGGLSTGCKVYANIGEDTYDIVIPVKGDAEESKAKPDETPRTSSGDSSNRKRMKVKHDDHYELIVDGRVYYICIVCERSYACLTSLRRHFNVHSWEKKYPCRYCHKVFPLAEYRTKHEIHHTGERRYQCLTCGKSFINYQVMASHVRSVHSQDPSGDNKLYRLLPCRSLQIRQYAYISDRPSNIPVINEGGIVYRVGSGKDSTEGTPSNPPARQITWDDIFVPQANEAIFKQNQSEGSTEFEFVIPESY, encoded by the exons ATGGACGGACGGGACACGGCGGCTCCAG ggatggaggggcaAAAACTGATTTCAGCAACAGACACGCAGTATCCCAATGTGCTCCTCCAGTCTTTGAATGAACAACGTGGCCATGGACTTTTTTGTGATGTTACTGTCATCGTGGAGGACAGGAAGTTTCGAGCCCACAGGAACATCCTTTCGGCCTCAAGCACTTATTTTCACCAGCTTTTCCCAGTGGCTgggcaggtggttgaactgagcTTTGTGAGAGCAGAAATCTTTGCTGAAATTCTTAACTATATTTATAGTTCCAAAATAATCAGCATTCGATCCGATTTGCTCGATGAACTGATTAAGTCAGGGCAGCAGCTGGGTGTTAAATTCATAGCTGAGCTGGGTGTACCTCCCTCTGAAGGAAAACTCATTACGAGTGAGGCCAAAGATGGTGCTTCAGAAACTTCATCTTCTAACCCAGGGCAAAAAGATGCTGAAACACAAGTACCTGTAATAAGGCCAGAGAGTCAAGAGGTAACAGATGGGATGCCGGTTATAACACAATCATTCTCCTTACGAGGCATAGAATATGAGACTACAAAGATTACAGTGAGTGATTCagatgatgaggatgatgatgtaATTTTTTGCTCTGAGATTGTTCCTCCAAAAGAATGTACTAAAGATAAAAATGCTGCAACCCAGAACCAGCCTTGCCCAAGTCCAGCTGGAGTTTCTGACCCAAACTCATGTGGCAGTGGTGGCTCTCCCTATTTGACGAGCACCACAGCAGCTCAAAAACTCACTTCGTCTGCCATTCAGCtgaacccaaaccaaacacagtCAAGTGCCGAATCACTTGTCTCTGCAACACCACAGCATTTGACTCCTAATATCATTGTCCTAAATAAGCCTCTTCTGAACGCAGCACTCAGTGCCAGCTCCGCACATCAAACACATGTGCTCCCCACAATTAATTTAGTTGAGGAGAACCAGCAGCCACCTGATAGTAGCTCCTCAACTGAAGTGGAAACACCTGCTGTTGGTAACGAAGTAGTTGTTGAAGATGATGTCGATGTCATTAGCTCCTCTAGTCCTGGTTCggtcagcagcagctctttggtTCAGCAACCTTCTGTTCCTAAGGCAGCAACCATTGAAGGATCAGGTGtacagaaaaaacaagtttCACAAGAGACATCTTCTAAACctggagaaattaaaataaagatctCAGATGTCCTTACTGGAAACAACAAGGAATTCAGTTCGGGTATAGCATCAAACCATGCGGCAGAAGGGCAGAAAATCATAACATTAGATACAGCAACTGAAATAGGAGGCTTATCCACTGGCTGTAAGGTTTATGCAAACATCGGTGAGGATACATATGACATTGTCATTCCTGTAAAGGGTGATGCCGAGGAAAGCAAAGCCAAGCCTGATGAGACACCTAGAACATCTAGTGGTGACTCTTCAAACAGGAAACGCATGAAAGTAAAGCATGATGACCATTACGAGCTCATAGTGGATGGAAGAGTCTACTACATTTGTATTGTGTGTGAGAGATCATATGCATGTCTGACGAGTTTACGGAGACATTTTAACGTTCATTCCTGGGAGAAGAAGTATCCGTGTCGATACTGTCACAAGGTCTTTCCTCTTGCAGAATACCGTACAAAGCATGAAATCCACCATACGGGCGAGCGCAGGTACCAGTGCTTGACATGTGGCAAATCCTTCATCAACTACCAAGTTATGGCCTCCCATGTAAGATCAGTTCATAGCCAAGACCCTTCTGGAGATAACAAGCTTTATCGATTGCTGCCTTGCAGGTCACTGCAGATCAGACAGTATGCATACATTAGTGATCGCCCCAGCAATATACCAGTAATAAACGAGGGTGGAATTGTTTATCGGGTTGGCTCAGGGAAGGACAGCACTGAGGGAACACCATCTAACCCTCCAGCCAGACAGATTACCTGGGATGACATTTTCGTTCCACAGGCAAATGAAGCAATTTTTAAGCAGAATCAATCAGAGGGAAGTACTGAATTTGAGTTTGTAATACCAGAATCCTACTGA
- the ZBTB33 gene encoding transcriptional regulator Kaiso isoform X2: protein MEGQKLISATDTQYPNVLLQSLNEQRGHGLFCDVTVIVEDRKFRAHRNILSASSTYFHQLFPVAGQVVELSFVRAEIFAEILNYIYSSKIISIRSDLLDELIKSGQQLGVKFIAELGVPPSEGKLITSEAKDGASETSSSNPGQKDAETQVPVIRPESQEVTDGMPVITQSFSLRGIEYETTKITVSDSDDEDDDVIFCSEIVPPKECTKDKNAATQNQPCPSPAGVSDPNSCGSGGSPYLTSTTAAQKLTSSAIQLNPNQTQSSAESLVSATPQHLTPNIIVLNKPLLNAALSASSAHQTHVLPTINLVEENQQPPDSSSSTEVETPAVGNEVVVEDDVDVISSSSPGSVSSSSLVQQPSVPKAATIEGSGVQKKQVSQETSSKPGEIKIKISDVLTGNNKEFSSGIASNHAAEGQKIITLDTATEIGGLSTGCKVYANIGEDTYDIVIPVKGDAEESKAKPDETPRTSSGDSSNRKRMKVKHDDHYELIVDGRVYYICIVCERSYACLTSLRRHFNVHSWEKKYPCRYCHKVFPLAEYRTKHEIHHTGERRYQCLTCGKSFINYQVMASHVRSVHSQDPSGDNKLYRLLPCRSLQIRQYAYISDRPSNIPVINEGGIVYRVGSGKDSTEGTPSNPPARQITWDDIFVPQANEAIFKQNQSEGSTEFEFVIPESY, encoded by the coding sequence atggaggggcaAAAACTGATTTCAGCAACAGACACGCAGTATCCCAATGTGCTCCTCCAGTCTTTGAATGAACAACGTGGCCATGGACTTTTTTGTGATGTTACTGTCATCGTGGAGGACAGGAAGTTTCGAGCCCACAGGAACATCCTTTCGGCCTCAAGCACTTATTTTCACCAGCTTTTCCCAGTGGCTgggcaggtggttgaactgagcTTTGTGAGAGCAGAAATCTTTGCTGAAATTCTTAACTATATTTATAGTTCCAAAATAATCAGCATTCGATCCGATTTGCTCGATGAACTGATTAAGTCAGGGCAGCAGCTGGGTGTTAAATTCATAGCTGAGCTGGGTGTACCTCCCTCTGAAGGAAAACTCATTACGAGTGAGGCCAAAGATGGTGCTTCAGAAACTTCATCTTCTAACCCAGGGCAAAAAGATGCTGAAACACAAGTACCTGTAATAAGGCCAGAGAGTCAAGAGGTAACAGATGGGATGCCGGTTATAACACAATCATTCTCCTTACGAGGCATAGAATATGAGACTACAAAGATTACAGTGAGTGATTCagatgatgaggatgatgatgtaATTTTTTGCTCTGAGATTGTTCCTCCAAAAGAATGTACTAAAGATAAAAATGCTGCAACCCAGAACCAGCCTTGCCCAAGTCCAGCTGGAGTTTCTGACCCAAACTCATGTGGCAGTGGTGGCTCTCCCTATTTGACGAGCACCACAGCAGCTCAAAAACTCACTTCGTCTGCCATTCAGCtgaacccaaaccaaacacagtCAAGTGCCGAATCACTTGTCTCTGCAACACCACAGCATTTGACTCCTAATATCATTGTCCTAAATAAGCCTCTTCTGAACGCAGCACTCAGTGCCAGCTCCGCACATCAAACACATGTGCTCCCCACAATTAATTTAGTTGAGGAGAACCAGCAGCCACCTGATAGTAGCTCCTCAACTGAAGTGGAAACACCTGCTGTTGGTAACGAAGTAGTTGTTGAAGATGATGTCGATGTCATTAGCTCCTCTAGTCCTGGTTCggtcagcagcagctctttggtTCAGCAACCTTCTGTTCCTAAGGCAGCAACCATTGAAGGATCAGGTGtacagaaaaaacaagtttCACAAGAGACATCTTCTAAACctggagaaattaaaataaagatctCAGATGTCCTTACTGGAAACAACAAGGAATTCAGTTCGGGTATAGCATCAAACCATGCGGCAGAAGGGCAGAAAATCATAACATTAGATACAGCAACTGAAATAGGAGGCTTATCCACTGGCTGTAAGGTTTATGCAAACATCGGTGAGGATACATATGACATTGTCATTCCTGTAAAGGGTGATGCCGAGGAAAGCAAAGCCAAGCCTGATGAGACACCTAGAACATCTAGTGGTGACTCTTCAAACAGGAAACGCATGAAAGTAAAGCATGATGACCATTACGAGCTCATAGTGGATGGAAGAGTCTACTACATTTGTATTGTGTGTGAGAGATCATATGCATGTCTGACGAGTTTACGGAGACATTTTAACGTTCATTCCTGGGAGAAGAAGTATCCGTGTCGATACTGTCACAAGGTCTTTCCTCTTGCAGAATACCGTACAAAGCATGAAATCCACCATACGGGCGAGCGCAGGTACCAGTGCTTGACATGTGGCAAATCCTTCATCAACTACCAAGTTATGGCCTCCCATGTAAGATCAGTTCATAGCCAAGACCCTTCTGGAGATAACAAGCTTTATCGATTGCTGCCTTGCAGGTCACTGCAGATCAGACAGTATGCATACATTAGTGATCGCCCCAGCAATATACCAGTAATAAACGAGGGTGGAATTGTTTATCGGGTTGGCTCAGGGAAGGACAGCACTGAGGGAACACCATCTAACCCTCCAGCCAGACAGATTACCTGGGATGACATTTTCGTTCCACAGGCAAATGAAGCAATTTTTAAGCAGAATCAATCAGAGGGAAGTACTGAATTTGAGTTTGTAATACCAGAATCCTACTGA